ATCTGCATTAGAATTGAGAATACCGATGACAGACCGTTAACAAAGCTATAGAGGCACTCGTTCCGAGCTTCGCGTCACTCAAtgcagagaaaaagaaaatgatggcTGCGCTAGGGTGCCTCATTCTATCCCTAGCTGCGCAGCGCCAACAGcactttaggagcgaagctccttaagccgtaggTGGTGCGTATAtacccgatgtatgtagtagtagtagtagtagtagtagtagtagtagtagtagtagtagtagtagtagtagtagtagtagtagtagtagtagtagtagtagtagctatagtagtagtagtagcagtagtagtagtagtagtagtagtcgtcgtaggtagccaccttttgtttagtcattggaatgtccgctggatggctgtaCTTGTATATTAtgaaaaaattgtgaaaagatgcgagacggcgaTGCTTGCAGTGCTcactggatggatggacggatggacgcatggatggatagaCAAGCATACGGACGGCCGACGGATGGAcgcgcgcacggacggacgctcgaacaaacgcacgggcggacgcatggacggtcacacatactgcctgacgaacgcttcgccctactcatcatcattcactctgtggatacattgccgtgattttttttattcaagagaaAGCTTACATGTCTTTTCAGCGTGAAGTCGCGAAATAAATTCATAcaaatttctcagaaagaaactTTTCAGTTGAAGAAAAATTCTTCGCTGTGCCGTGTTCTAACGCGGCGGCAACGTCTTTCCGGATTCGTTCCTCTATACATTTGATCTAAGCAAGAAGAGCGAATGAATGGACACTACGTCTGCAAGGTAACTATGCATTCGTTGATtatatatagggtttaacgtccccaaaccaccatatgactaagagagacactgtagtggggggctccggaaatttcgaccagtggggttctttaacgtgcacttaaatttgagcacacgagcctacagcatttacgcctccatcgaaaatgcagccgccgcagccgggattcaatcccgcgaccagcgggtcagcagccgagtaccttaaccactagaccaccacggcgggccatATTATGCATTAGTGCTACACTCTacaaaaagagcgagtaaaaagggtgtctttttgtcccacaacaataatcttcatctatactgcgttccatccttgcgctatcgccccgcgcccggtacattccggtcatgaCCGACATgtccattatcagggttacattgcattctcgataggaaagtggcaagcgccgagttttcaagaaaggaagcacacgcaagcctgatgacgattattgttgtgggacaaaaagacaccctttttactcgatatttttttagagtgtacacaTGGATGTGGCGAGGCTTCACCTATTGCAAGCATTTACTTATCCATGTTGCGGGCTTCCGTAGGACTGATTCGCATTACTCGGAATTGTTTTGCGCAACACATACCTTAGCGAGCCTGGCCTCGGCACtggtcttgttttgctcggaGTTGGCGCGCAACGAGGCCACGTTCATTTTCCTCGCCTGCACGCGCAACTGCTTCTCGTGCTGCGCCACGGTGCGCACGATCTTCGAGTAGCAGAATACATTGATGAAGAGCGGGGTCCAATAGGCAGCCACAGCGTACGTTACCACGTACGATGCTGACAGCAGCGTCTTGGTGAGGTAGTCCACGGTGCAACTCGTCATGTTGCCCTCGGGCACGTATCTGCGATGTAAACATTCATTACAACAAGTGGGCTAGATGTGGGGAAAAAGCTCTCGTAAAAGTGCATATGAAATGGTGAGACCAAAATGAGGCAGTTTCACGTGCACATGCATTTCCATAAATGAGGCATAATGGTGTGTTGTTCATCACAACGTCCACTCAATATGTTTAGAATTAATATccctttcaaccccctattcccaaaccccagtgtagggcagcataccggatactagcatctggttaacctctctgccttccttttttctcgtttctctctcacTCTAGAATTAATACTTTCCTTTCACCCGGTTTTTTGTAATATTTATTTTGGACCAGTTTTGACAATACAGGTATAAATACATGTACTTGTCAGGTTTAGTTCCACCATCGAAGTACAACGTGCACGTCGACAAAATATCAATTATTTAGCGTAATACACTCttataaaaaaaagtcacagctttgccgcaaaggcgaagcaatgaatgtgatagcaaccaattggaatgtcacgcgaagaatggaaagcagatcaaaacgtgtcccccgttgctcacgcacaaatgacgcatgaaacgtactcacagatgCAGATGAGCGCGAATAAATGTCTGAGTTGTTGcttagctgtgtctgaaaagcgcacccttttcgcaggtggagactgtgcagcgagtgtagtgacctttgtgcgcctggtaactacaacagaattgttccggtgagAGCCCAATGCGTATGATTGTTGCCACCGCGACCTAAGCGTGAATGCGCGTGAACttataccaccccccccccctccgcggggcaaagtacgcgtgggagatgaacgCATGAGCATGAGTcgcgcgtcgtgacgatctgtCAACGCTAAGGTCCCTATAtcgcgcgctcattgcaccatctcgctggtaatgctgaaaacacgatagttctcccgAGATCGGCATCGCCAGTGGTAAAGTTGTAGATAAAGAGCTGGACATTTCCACGTTGAAAGAGGTTGCCTGCGTCTGTATGGTAGTGCCTGTCGTGACCTTAAGCCCTTCCTTTTTTCTATAGTCATTGAACGCGTGACTCACTTTCAATGTATAGAGCTTGCTTATTTAATACGCCTTTCAATTTTCATGTGCCGTTATCTATACCACTTTGGTAAATGTTATTCTGGGGGCCAGAACAACCACTATAAACCATATTATTTTTATTCTCGCACCTTATCATCTGTCAGCGAGGCCAGCGCAGTGGCTGCTACGTAGTTACGTCTCAGCTGATGGCGAGCGAGTAGTGATGGCCATCATATGATAAGAACAAGCTGGATGATAGCGTAGTCGTCCGTTACACGTAATCGGCAGTACCCCACCGGCCCCCGCCCCCAACAGAAATGGCCACCGCTTGCAAGCGATGAAAATGGTGGTCTATATCTAGAACGAAAGGTTCCCAGATCAAAGGGTGTCTCCCCACTTTACCGCTTGGAGAAGCACGCATGCACCGTGACATGGCGAAAAGACAGTCTAGCCGTCTAGAGCACACAGAGTGCGGCGCGGGAACGTCGCGACGCACCACGGTGGTCGCGATAACTATGCATCATTTGTCGGAAGAAGAGCCAATTATTTATGTAGTGAACTTTTAAGCCTAATTGTAGATTCCATGAAGTGTGCTTCACTATAATGTTTCGGCTCACATGTTCTCAGGAGCCCAGAGTGCCGACTAGCATACATCTTCCGACCATGTTCAACAAATTATGCAGGGCCATTTTTATGTAGAAGAAACAGCGCCAGCTCTGCAGCCTTACACATACAAATGTAACTGGAGAAAGGAAAGTCTGAAAAATAGTTGTGAAAAATTTATACGATGCAGGGAAGTTTCAATTGCAGTAGAATACGCATCTCGGGTGGTTTGGTTCATGCTTATGACCAAGCGCTAAATGACAGGCCGAAGATATGGCAGAGATTATATGGTACGGACCACAGCTTCGTGGTATGTGTCCTCCTTTTATCTTATTTGGCGCTGTTTTTGCTGCTTGGATGTCTGAAAGTCTGAATGAGACAAGCTGGAGCTGGACAATCCGAGTTGAAGCTAATTTGGACATGCGTTCAGTGGTAGATTCAACTGTCGTTCATTATTACAGCCCTTCGATTTCCTATGGATTTCAATTTACGTTGGTTACTGTAATTTGGCTCGGTGAAACCGTACCTGCTCCAGCCGAAAAACGGCAGCAACGTCCAGGTGAAAGCCCAAAACCAGACGAAGAAGATCATCAATGCCGCCTTCTTGTGTGTGAGTGGTGCTGCTGCCACGCCGCGCACGATCACGTTGTACCGGTCCAAGGTGATCATCACCATGGACCATATGGAGCCGCACCCGAAAATCGAGCCCGTCATGCCGTACAATTCGCACATGAATGGCCCCAAAATCCAGGTTTCGGCGAAGCAGTTGGCCGCCATCGTCGGCATCTGAAACGCCATCATGCACCTGGaatgtgggagggggggggggggcgttgcgaCATCTCTTATCAAACCCATTCTAGGACACTTGGCGGCATTGACTGATTTCTGACTGATCCTCGCATGAAAGAGAGAGATCGTTTTCGTAGAGGCATGAGCCGCTATCTACTTTTTTGTTGGGTTAATGACTCAGCACCTATAAGGCAGCAAAGAAGACCCTCCTTCAAGTACTAACAAGACAGACATAGATAGTATCGTAAGGGTGCCCTCCCTCCCCTGAACGTCTCCCCGCGCCTATGAGCAGCATTAACATGCTAATAAAAGCAGCACCATGACTCTTTAAAGGAGGTTCAAGAGTGTGCCGCTCTCCCATTTGTCTGCCCACTGTACTGCCTATGGTGGTACCCCAGAATTTTGCCGCACGACCACCGTTTACAGACACACGTATTTCGCATAAGAGAGATAGCTGAACCCATTTCTATCTGCAAGAATGGTAACGCGTTTGTCAGCGCACCGCCGACTGCATTACTTGATTGTGAGCTGACGTATTCGGAGAAAACGTAATGAGGCTACCTGTGTAGTCTTTTGTGACACGCATTGGTTGCGCGCGCTTCTTCAGTTCCTCTTACTTCCAGTTATAAGTCACCACTCGTGTTGTTCATTCTTCACGATTCGTCTCTGCGCTGTTCTGAACATAGGCAAAATAGCCCGGCTCTCCCTTTTGCTAATAGGATCAAGATAATATTCTAAGGTTACAATCCCCTCCCCCCTGAACACCTCCTGTTTATGGCCTACGTTCACCAACTGCATTGAACGTGCTCACTCTTGCCAATAATTGATTGGTATGTAGAGTATAACATCCCataagcaccatatgattatgagagacgccgtagtgaagggctccggaaatttcgaccacccggtgtTCTTTGCCGTGCACTCaaagagcacacgggcctacagcattttcgcctccatcgaaaatgcagctgcagcggccgggattcgatcccgccatcggcgggtcagcagccgagtaccttagccgctagaccaccacagcCGGGCACTTTTGCTAATACACAGCACGTTCGATATTGTAATGTGAAATACAATCAAACGATTCCGCGCATTAGAAAGTTTACTGTCACAGCCACCTTGAATGAGGGTTCATTTTCTTCGCACGAAACATTCATGACAAATTAAGTTTTCATTCAGTCATCGTGCCTTAAACTATTCTGGAAGAGTATGGCGCCGTCACTGATTGTGCCGAACACCGGGCTATAATGAAATAGGTAGGACATAACAGCTGCTGATTCACGTATGAAGAACGTGGCACGAATCAAATGAACGTCAACCAAGGATTTAGCACTTTGCGACGCAAATACACCAAGAATTTTATGGATTGTTGAAGACCGCCCTTCATTGAGGTATCGTAACTCACCAATAAAAAGTGATGTTGCGATTCTTCTAAGCTGTAACGTGATTAACGTTAGAATATTTTAACTGCCCCATTACTTTAAACAAAGGACTGCGCAGTTTTTTGTGTACTGCTGACGAACGTCACCGCTTCAGTTGACTACCCTAGCTGCTGTCTCATAGTTTAGCTCGATCAAGGAAAGCAGGAGCACTGTCCAGTTGGTGCATTGCCGTGATATATCTGACGCTCCTCGAAAAATATTAGAGTGAACGATAGCTACAGGCTAGTGCGTTTTCTGTGAAAGAAGGATTCGCACACTAACCAGTCTGAGAAGGCGAGGTTGACAACGAGCATGTTGGTAGGTGTGCGTAGCGATTTGGTCGTGGTCATGATGTATATAACCATGCTGTTGCCCATGATTGAGATGACGCCCAGCACGACCATGGCGAAGCCTAGGAGGCTGTGCCATAGAGGGTTCATGGGAGGGAACCGGTACCAATGTGGATGAATCATGTAGATCATGTCGTCCGGCACATTCTCTACCACCGTGCCGTTCTTCATGTACGGGGTGGCCAGCTCGTCTAGGAAAGACATGCTGCGAAAAGGCAATAAGACGACGATTTCACTtttaaagatagatagatagatagatagatagatagatagatagatagatagatagatagatagatagatagatagatagatagatagatagatagatagatagatagatagatagatagatatatagatagatagatagatagatagatagatagatagatagatagatagatagatagatagatagatagatagatagatagatagatagatagatagatagatagatagatagatagacagatagacagacagacagacagacagacagacagacagacagacagacagacagacagacagacagacagacagacagacagacagacagacagacagacagacagatagatagatagatagatagatagatagatagatagatagatagatagatagatagatagatagatagatagatagatagatagatagatagatagatagatagatagatagatagatagatagatagatagatagatagatagatagatagacagacagacagacagacagacagacagacagacagacagacagacagacagacagacagacagacagacagacagacagacagacagacagacagacagacagagagttCTCGGTTAACATATGTGTGGTTCTTGATATAACGAACAAACTGAGCTCCAATCCCAAGGAGAGGCTGAGGAACGCAGCTAAAGGTAACGACGAGTATGCGCTTTGTATGTTCCGTAGCATATATTTAAATGGCGTTCTGGCTCTGTCGTTGCAACTTCCGTTACAAAACCGAAAATGACTAAAATGACACCCTTTGAGAGGGGGGAGCAGAGATATAGTGCTGTATCCACGATTGCTTGTTTGACTATAACGCCTGAAAGTGAAAGCAGTTGCGTATCAAGGCGCTTGTACACCGGGACCTCCCTCCCTCCGAAATCAGCGATTTTTTAGCGACGGTAAACAGAGCAGTAGGTGACACTCGACCACGATTCCGCCGCATGACCACAGTTGTG
Above is a window of Rhipicephalus microplus isolate Deutch F79 chromosome 1, USDA_Rmic, whole genome shotgun sequence DNA encoding:
- the LOC119185622 gene encoding ocellar opsin, whose protein sequence is MPTATGSNVPGDITTMAMSFLDELATPYMKNGTVVENVPDDMIYMIHPHWYRFPPMNPLWHSLLGFAMVVLGVISIMGNSMVIYIMTTTKSLRTPTNMLVVNLAFSDWCMMAFQMPTMAANCFAETWILGPFMCELYGMTGSIFGCGSIWSMVMITLDRYNVIVRGVAAAPLTHKKAALMIFFVWFWAFTWTLLPFFGWSRYVPEGNMTSCTVDYLTKTLLSASYVVTYAVAAYWTPLFINVFCYSKIVRTVAQHEKQLRVQARKMNVASLRANSEQNKTSAEARLAKIAMMTVGLWFMAWTPYLTIAWMGIFSDGAKLTPLSTIWGSVFAKANACYNPIVYGISHPKYRAALGRRFPSLVCVPPASGGDDTRSEASGITTVPEDRVMTTET